Genomic segment of Vallitalea longa:
AGGAAAATTTTAACTCTTATATATAAAAAAATATTTATTAATTTTATTTAATGAAAAAGGACTTTTATATGAATAATATAAAAAGGTGGTTTTTTAACTATATTAAAAATATTGGTGACAAAGATTCACTTTTATATAAATAAATTAAAGAAAATGGAGGATTTTATGGAAAAAGAAAATTTAAGCAAAAAATTGTATTCTAGAAATTTCAAAAAATGGGGCTTTGATATGAACTTATTCGTATCAATAGTATCAGCGATATTAGTTTTGGCCTTTATCATATTTACTATTGCAAAACCGGAATTATCAAAAACAACATTTAATAATATTAATAATGGCCTCAATGAGAATTTTAATTGGCTGTATGTTCTTACAATTAATCTTTCTTTTATATTTTTACTAGTTATTGGTATATCAAAACTTGGTAGAATAAAGTTAGGTGGTTTTACAGCAAAACCTGAGTATAATAATTTTTCATGGTATGCAATGTTATTTAGCGCAGGTATCGGTATTGGAATATTCTTTTATGGAGTAGCAGAACCTATTTATCATGAAAGTATTCCACAAGGATTAAGTTCAGGTTCTACATTTGATAATTTTAAAGTTATGTATATGCATTGGGGTGCTCATGCATGGGCGCTATATGGATTGGTAGCAATTGGTTTGGGTTATTTCGCATATAACAAGAAGTTACCTTTTTCTTTTAGAAGTTTATTCTACCCATTGATTAAAGATAAGATATTTGGAATATGGGGAGATATTATAGATACTTTTGCAGTATTGGCAGTATTATTTGGACTTGCAACATCTCTAGGCCTTGGAGCTAAGCAGATTAATTCAGGAATGAATTATGTTTTTGGTATACCAGTTAGTTCAACTGTGCAAATTATTTTAATTGTGATTATTACATTTATTGCAACTTTATCAGTAGTAAGTGGTATATCAAAAGGGATAAAATTATTGAGTCAGGCTAATACAATCATAAGTGGTGTTTTATTATTGGCGATTCTTTTGATTGGACCAACTGTTTATATTTTATCCACATACATGTCAAGTATGGGACTGTATATAAAGGACTTTTTTGGCGCAGGACTTTTTACGGCAACTGCAGCAGATGATATCTCATGGCAAGGAACATGGACTGTATTCTATTGGGCTTGGTGGATTTCTTGGACACCTTTTGTAGGAACTTTTATAGCTCGTATATCTAAGGGTAGAACTATAAGAGAAATAGCGATAGGAACAGTTGCTTTACCTACTGTCATAATAACCATAGCTATGACAATATTAGGTGCATCAGGTGTTTATACTAATGATTTACATGGTGGTGTTATCAAACAAGCTATAGATAGTAATATTGCGACTGCTATGTTTGAGATGTTTAGATACATGATTGATTCAAAAGCTTTACAGATGGTATTTTCTTTTGTAGCGATTATAGCTATTGTATTATTCTTTGTTACTAGTAGTGATTCAGGATCATTGGTTGTTGATAATTTGACAAGTGGTGGTAAGCAAGATTCTCCAAAGACTCAAAGAGTTTTCTGGGCGTTAATGGAAGGACTTATAGCATTATCAGTGTTACTTCTTGGTGGGGAAGCTGCTTTAAAAACAATACAATCAGCAGTGGTTATCACAGGATTACCATTTGCGATATTATTGATAATAATGATGTATTCTCTATCGAAGGAACTTAAGAAAAGTTATAAAAAACACGAATATAATACTATACTCAAGCTTAAGAGAAGAATGGACAAGTTAGATGATGATGTTGAATATAAGCAGTAATGTATAATACTATTAATAAAATTTTGGTAAAATCAAATAATATAATTGAAATCAATATTAAACAATGCTATATTAAATACTATAACGTATTTAGGAGGTATTGAGTATGGAGATTCGTAAGATTATTGATGATAAGCAGATATTACAGAAATTTGTTGATTTACAATGTTATTGTTTCAATTTAGATAGAGATATAGTTGAATTTGAACTAGACAAAATGTTCGGCAAGGATGAATCAATTATATTAGGAGGCTTTTTAGATAATCAATTACAAGGTTCGTTGATAATCAATGATTTCAATATATATTGGAATGGTCTTAATGTGAAGATGGGTGGTATCGGGGGTGTTACTACTTTCCCTGAAGCCAGACAGAATCATGTTGTTTCCCAATTGTTGATTGAATCGTTGGAAATCATGAATGAAAACAATCAAATATTTTCATTGCTTGCTCCGTTTTCCTTTTCCTTTTACAGAAAATATGGTTGGGAGTATGGAACCACAATGAAAGCAATGGAACTAGATATTGATGGATTATCACATTTCAAGAGTCAGGGATATGCATTGAAGCCAATTGGTAAGGAGCATATACAAGCAGCAAAACAGGTATATGAAAAGTATTATTCTTCTTTTAATGGACCTAGCAAGAGGACTGATCTTAGATGGGATGTTACATTTGAGAGAAACTTAGGAAACAAAGTATTCAGTTATGGAGTTTTTGATGATGACGATACATTAAGAGGATATATATTCTATAAATTGATTGATAACCAATTTGTTGTTAGAGAAATGGTATATGATTCTTTGGAAGTAAGAAAACAGTTATTGTATTTCATATATGTCCATAGGGCACAGGTTGAGAAAGTTAAATTTGTAATGCCCGAAAATGATAAACTGGATATGATACTTACTAATCAGAAATTGAAGATGGTTATAGAGCCATACATGATGGTTCGTGTAATAAATGTCAAGAAAGTATTGGAGATGTTTCCATTCAGGAATGTCCATAGTTTAGATTTCAGTATAGGTATTGAAGATAAGTATGCTAGTTGGAACAATACGGTTTTTGAAGTAAAAGTTGATGATGACAAAATACAAGTTGCTGAAAATGAAAACAGAAAACCTGACATCAGTTGTTCGATTCAAGTTTTTTCTCAGGTTATTTTCGGATTTATAAGCATTGAAGAAGCATTCAATTTAGAATTGGTATCATGTGATGATATTAATCTAATTGAAAAGCTTAATAAAATCATACCAAAAAAATGTTCTTACATAACAGATGGATTTTAGTATTAATGCAATAATTTTTATAAAAATAATATAAGAATAAAATTATAAGAGACTACCTTATCAAATAATAATATGATTGCAGTATAGTTTGTGATTGCAATACAGAATATTAATATATGAGGTAGTCTCATTTTATTGTTTTTATAAATTCCTAGCTAATAAATAGCCAGATTTAGTCGCTTCAAAGACTTTTCCTTGTTTAAATGAATCACCTATATTATATATTTCTGGAGCTGCATTTTCTTCTACAAGATTGTAATATAGTGAATCTATAGGTCTTCCACCAATAGCCATTACTACTAAATCAGCGTTGATTTTCATTTCTTTTTCTTCAATCTTCATTTCTTTTGCAAGAGGATTAACTACATTCTCCGGTAATAATGGTGCCCATGTAATATATGGATCCGGTACGGTGCTAGATATATTTTTGGAAACTATGATACCATCTTTTTCTATACTCTTTAATCTTGTGCAATTATGTAATTGGACTTTATTGTCTTCTAGATAATGTATCATATATCCTCTATTAGCTGTACAAACATGATTCATGAAATAAGGTTCCATTTCGATTATTTCAACATTTTTGTTCATTTCGCTTTTTAACATATAAGCTGTTTCACAGCCAACTACACCGCCACCTATTACAGCAATGGTTTCGTGATTTTTGGCTAGATTTTTATTGAGTAAGAGATCTGTTGCTAAAACGACGTTATCTCTATCGTAACCAGGTAGTTTTGGTATGATTTGTTTAACACCTATACCTGTTATAATTACATCATAATTTTCTGATTTTAAGTTTTCCACAGTGGCAGTAGTATTAGGTTTATATGTTAAGTCATAGTCTTCACAAGCTTTTTTAATAGAATTATTTAAATATTCATTGTAATTTCTTACGTCGAATTTGATCTTTGGAATAGACCCTGTTATAAGTAATCCTCCCGCTTTTTCATTTTTATCGATTAATGTTACATCATGGCCTCTTTTTGCAGCTGTTACTG
This window contains:
- a CDS encoding BCCT family transporter, whose protein sequence is MEKENLSKKLYSRNFKKWGFDMNLFVSIVSAILVLAFIIFTIAKPELSKTTFNNINNGLNENFNWLYVLTINLSFIFLLVIGISKLGRIKLGGFTAKPEYNNFSWYAMLFSAGIGIGIFFYGVAEPIYHESIPQGLSSGSTFDNFKVMYMHWGAHAWALYGLVAIGLGYFAYNKKLPFSFRSLFYPLIKDKIFGIWGDIIDTFAVLAVLFGLATSLGLGAKQINSGMNYVFGIPVSSTVQIILIVIITFIATLSVVSGISKGIKLLSQANTIISGVLLLAILLIGPTVYILSTYMSSMGLYIKDFFGAGLFTATAADDISWQGTWTVFYWAWWISWTPFVGTFIARISKGRTIREIAIGTVALPTVIITIAMTILGASGVYTNDLHGGVIKQAIDSNIATAMFEMFRYMIDSKALQMVFSFVAIIAIVLFFVTSSDSGSLVVDNLTSGGKQDSPKTQRVFWALMEGLIALSVLLLGGEAALKTIQSAVVITGLPFAILLIIMMYSLSKELKKSYKKHEYNTILKLKRRMDKLDDDVEYKQ
- a CDS encoding GNAT family N-acetyltransferase is translated as MEIRKIIDDKQILQKFVDLQCYCFNLDRDIVEFELDKMFGKDESIILGGFLDNQLQGSLIINDFNIYWNGLNVKMGGIGGVTTFPEARQNHVVSQLLIESLEIMNENNQIFSLLAPFSFSFYRKYGWEYGTTMKAMELDIDGLSHFKSQGYALKPIGKEHIQAAKQVYEKYYSSFNGPSKRTDLRWDVTFERNLGNKVFSYGVFDDDDTLRGYIFYKLIDNQFVVREMVYDSLEVRKQLLYFIYVHRAQVEKVKFVMPENDKLDMILTNQKLKMVIEPYMMVRVINVKKVLEMFPFRNVHSLDFSIGIEDKYASWNNTVFEVKVDDDKIQVAENENRKPDISCSIQVFSQVIFGFISIEEAFNLELVSCDDINLIEKLNKIIPKKCSYITDGF